In Drosophila yakuba strain Tai18E2 chromosome 2R, Prin_Dyak_Tai18E2_2.1, whole genome shotgun sequence, a single genomic region encodes these proteins:
- the LOC6530773 gene encoding WASH complex subunit 2: MDISADVEQIIAQAPDWTFAGDCALLALMKRISQNLEERGERTSRNLRDFETSVKQVDITLNNATNSLRSLQFGNQFVEYRVEEVDDADLAMPEEKKKKPELPPKSSEEMAKEFLENNLRMFRKNYEPVTIEVPDSDDEDGPVNSTTVFRAKNPYDVIPLPYIIGTKEWQEHKYAGLYDSKENSEDERSEEFSSSSSDEKEPESKPLTMPSNKLEEHHLSDSSSLASFAREPAIVSPVIKPAVQIAEPAIRTQPRPIISSQRNPHERDMFAALRQSPPSDDPPSTSSSPTSSPAFRNLSSRLPIASTASLSSSSSSPAQQPPRLFDEAVSTQAPKETEIKPSQTKRMPVNLFNDDEFKSFMSEIVDKVQSKTPSSSVSPATTISTQEPPKTIKPTEQYSKPVAPKQIVEQSVPKRVNLFDDSPPLSPTPRSEPVLNNNKATSAIPKQSSVQSPDEDLFGSAPAMPKENPFKKQTKPVTKSLFDDDLEDDDFLSSFTRKAKPAEQKLLSKPKPSLFDDDDLDIDDIFTKPSAQTKMLSEKLAGKTSLFEDDDQDDVTDLFGSKKTKEIQKETFSDVSPDKKVQTPVVSKKSLFDDIEDEDLFGTPKAKNLIRSEQHNDLETIEGSGATIETDKKQNEILEQNFKNMETKEKQLPLISEDESLPILKDSPPPMEDMGQKADGKELSPVKDDTSAPNIHITKDLFSEDLTDDESFLSPSKITVEPKGASEAKEFIKPIEKNTSQTKENVSPVIPTTTISIKPTDLFNEDFSDDDMSASISKNKPVANTATDEIKKPSADQLVNEIKPEELPQPENKIDDRTVVDKKDELVPELLGKTQIDEPVSESPPPDDYQSNEDPIISMVADVTSKTSVDTLTPKKPADLAAAQQIMQNYSNLFSDEPPDDSEFFQTLGSSGLSSLSASKIFDSEHDFFEPALPNIPSATKPSPVTPGDQPSLSSDYGAMCLFSDVPPEDNDHDGEEVQNQAEAEKDEFASTTRIHTIFYDDFSETARAGAVQPASKQFTFDDEPPPADEPDRSKVKESPELRNPTSPVKKLKMPSININVHALLPGSGGAPKLLRKPESSSSKREESQATSQPDVSEPQAEVSGQTTVPSSDGALQHVNKSRARGPAKRRPSTRRGRKENYAKSLLDAGQDESPTVSTSIQKTFSRDSPEVEHFEPSPIEAPVSQHVKPEKLISTTAQQIQPQLQRPSSSNAFGSFLDSPDEDDSFFNSVPTKTVEGKQGCDPPKSYRSFLDSPDKDDHLFSDLETQTVSNEPTVDRRKLEKTLSPPKMAKSFLDSPDEDDDFLFNSVKTKADPKAQKLHAPGAEIVNASQTVTTARPKPSNAKLAAKEQIKPKSQAAPKLFDDSDDDDDLFANAAASAPSIQPATRSVQTKQQPKPAATSLFSSDDDESEDLAKTAAVKKLPVKASKSLFSDDEDDDDLFGGSSTSKESATKKTKPVARTATKPPASKTTTSTATIPANSGDNPLADLLDFK; the protein is encoded by the exons ATGGATATAAGCGCGGATGTGGAACAGATAATAGCCCAGGCTCCGGACTGGACCTTTGCGGGCGACTGTGCTCTCCTGGCGCTGATGAAGCGCATTTCTCAG AATCTGGAAGAAAGGGGCGAAAGGACCAGCCGCAATCTGAGGGACTTTGAGACGAGTGTGAAGCAAGTGGATATAACGCTGAACAATGCCACCAACAGCCTGCGCTCCCTGCAGTTTGGAAATCAGTTCGTGGAGTATCGggtggaggaggtggatgACGCTGATTTGGCCATGCCggaggaaaagaaaaagaag CCGGAGCTGCCGCCCAAGAGTTCCGAGGAAATGGCCAAGGAGTTTCTGGAAAACAACCTGCGCATGTTTCGCAAAAACTACGAGCCGGTGACCATAGAAGTGCCCGATTCGGACGATGAGGATGGTCCTGTCAACTCAAC AACCGTTTTCCGCGCTAAGAATCCCTATGATGTGATACCCCTGCCCTATATTATCGGCACAAAAGAATGGCAGGAGCACAAATATGCCGGACTGTATGACAGTAAAGAGAATAGTGAAGATGAGAGGTCCGAGGAATTCTCGTCTAGCTCATCGGACGAGAAAGAACCCGAGTCCAAACCATTAACAATGCCATCGAACAAATTAGAGGAACATCATCTATCTGACTCCTCTTCCCTAGCCTCGTTTGCCAGGGAGCCGGCAATTGTGTCGCCAGTCATAAAACCTGCTGTACAGATAGCAGAGCCTGCCATCAGAACACAACCGCGTCCTATTATCAGTAGTCAAAGGAACCCACATGAGAGGGACATGTTTGCTGCACTGCGGCAATCGCCACCCAGCGATGACCCGCCATCCACATCATCTTCGCCTACATCGTCACCAGCCTTTAGAAATCTATCAAGTCGTCTTCCAATCGCGTCTACTGCATCGCTTAGTTCCAGCAGCAGTAGTCCTGCCCAACAGCCTCCAAGGCTTTTCGACGAAGCTGTTTCAACGCAAGCTCCAAAGGAAACTGAGATCAAGCCAAGCCAAACTAAGCGCATGCCAGTAAATCTTTTTAATGACGACGAGTTTAAATCTTTCATGTCCGAAATCGTAGACAAAGTCCAGTCAAAAACGCCTAGCAGCTCCGTTTCCCCAGCAACGACAATTTCAACACAAGAGCCACCCAAAACTATAAAACCAACGGAACAATATTCAAAACCAGTGGCGCCAAAGCAGATTGTTGAACAATCAGTTCCGAAACGTGTTAACCTTTTCGACGACAGTCCTCCATTGAGTCCAACTCCAAGGTCAGAGCCTGTCCTTAACAATAATAAAGCAACTAGTGCCATCCCCAAACAGAGTTCAGTCCAGAGTCCAGATGAAGATCTTTTTGGCAGCGCTCCTGCCATGCCGAAGGAAAATCCATTTAAGAAGCAAACGAAACCGGTAACCAAATCGCTGTTTGATGATGACTTGGAGGACGACGACTTCTTGAGCTCCTTTACACGCAAAGCAAAGCCAGCAGAACAAAAACTGCTCTCGAAACCAAAGCCTTCCTtatttgatgatgatgacttGGATATCGATGATATATTTACGAAGCCTTCTGCTCAGACCAAAATGCTCTCTGAAAAATTAGCTGGAAAGACCAGTTTGTTTGAAGACGATGATCAAGATGATGTCACTGATTTGTTTGGCTCAaaaaagacaaaggaaattcAAAAGGAGACTTTTTCAGATGTTTCGCCCGACAAAAAGGTTCAAACACCTGTAGTTTCAAAGAAGAGTCTGTTTGATGATATTGAAGATGAGGATTTGTTTGGAACCCCAAAGGCTAAGAATTTAATTAGGAGTGAACAACATAATGATCTTGAGACAATTGAAGGTAGCGGGGCAACAATTGAAACAGATAAGAAACAAAATGAGATTTTAGAACAGAATTTCAAGAATATGGAAACTAAAGAAAAGCAGCTTCCACTAATATCAGAAGATGAATCTTTGCCTATTCTAAAAGATTCACCTCCGCCCATGGAAGATATGGGACAAAAGGCTGATGGGAAAGAATTAAGTCCGGTTAAGGATGATACATCAGCACCAAATATTCATATAACTAAAGATTTGTTTAGTGAAGATCTAACCGACGATGAGTCCTTCCTTAGCCCTTCAAAGATTACGGTTGAGCCCAAAGGTGCTAGTGAAGctaaagaatttattaagcCAATTGAAAAGAATACGTCGCAAACTAAGGAAAATGTATCACCAGTAATTCCTACTACAACAATATCTATCAAACCAACTGATTTGTTCAACGAAGATTTTAGCGATGATGATATGAGTGCATCCATTTCTAAGAATAAGCCAGTAGCCAATACAGCAACCGACGAAATTAAGAAGCCATCTGCGGATCAGTTGGTGAATGAGATTAAGCCAGAAGAATTACCACAGCCAGAGAACAAAATTGATGATAGAACAGTCGTCGATAAAAAGGATGAACTTGTGCCTGAATTGTTAGGCAAAACTCAAATAGATGAGCCAGTCTCCGAAAGTCCTCCACCAGACGATTATCAAAGCAACGAAGATCCCATTATTTCAATGGTAGCTGACGTCACTAGTAAAACATCAGTGGATACACTTACCCCGAAAAAGCCAGCGGATTTGGCTGCTGCGCAGCAAATCATGCAGAATTATTCGAATCTCTTTTCCGACGAGCCACCGGATGACAGCGAATTCTTCCAAACGCTCGGCAGCAGCGGTCTCAGCAGCCTAAGTGCCTCGAAAATCTTTGACAGCGAGCACGACTTCTTCGAACCCGCCCTTCCAAACATTCCCAGTGCGACAAAGCCATCTCCAGTGACGCCTGGAGATCAACCTTCTTTGTCATCCGACTACGGTGCCATGTGCTTGTTCAGTGATGTGCCACCCGAAGATAACGATCACGATGGCGAAGAAGTGCAAAATCAAGCTGAAGCTGAGAAAGACGAATTTGCGTCAACCACCCGAATACACACAATCTTCTATGATGATTTCAGTGAGACGGCAAGGGCAGGAGCAGTGCAGCCAGCTTCCAAGCAGTTCACTTTTGATGATGAGCCACCGCCAGCTGATGAACCCGATCGTAGTAAAGTTAAGGAGAGTCCTGAGTTGCGAAATCCCACTTCTCCCGTTAAGAAGCTTAAAATGCCTAGCATCAACATCAATGTTCATGCCTTACTTCCCGGATCTGGAGGCGCGCCCAAGCTGCTCAGAAAACCAGAATCATCGAGTTCCAAAAGAGAGGAATCTCAAGCCACATCACAGCCTGATGTTTCGGAACCACAGGCTGAGGTTTCTGGACAAACCACAGTTCCTTCTTCAGACGGCGCCCTTCAGCATGTGAACAAATCACGCGCCCGGGGTCCTGCTAAAAGGCGGCCTTCTACCAGAAGGGGAAGAAAGGAAAACTATGCCAAAAGCTTACTGGATGCGGGACAAGATGAAAGCCCAACAGTTTCGACCTCGATTCAAAAGACTTTCTCTAGGGATAGCCCTGAAGTGGAACACTTCGAGCCCAGTCCCATTGAGGCACCCGTTTCTCAGCATGTTAAGCCTGAAAAGTTGATTTCAACTACAGCACAGCAGATCCAGCCACAGCTCCAAAGACCGTCGTCATCCAATGCATTTGGCTCATTTTTGGACAGCCCTGATGAAGATGATTCCTTCTTTAATTCCGTTCCGACAAAGACAGTTGAGGGAAAGCAGGGCTGTGATCCGCCGAAGTCATATCGTTCGTTTTTGGACAGCCCTGATAAAGATGATCATCTCTTCAGTGATCTTGAAACACAAACAGTTTCCAATGAACCAACAGTGGATAGGCGGAAGTTAGAGAAGACCTTGTCGCCGCCAAAGATGGCCAAATCTTTTTTGGACAGCcctgatgaagatgatgattTCCTATTTAATTCAGTCAAAACAAAGGCAGATCCAAAAGCCCAAAAATTACATGCGCCTGGAGCAGAAATTGTGAATGCATCTCAAACAGTCACAACTGCTCGTCCAAAACCATCGAATGCCAAGTTGGCTGCAAAAGAACAAATTAAGCCAAAGTCACAGGCTGCGCCGAAACTGTTTGATGATagcgatgacgatgatgatctGTTTGCCAATGCTGCTGCATCAGCTCCTAGTATCCAACCCGCCACCAGGTCTGTCCAAACTAAACAGCAACCCAAACCAGCGGCGACTTCTCTTTTCAGCAGCGATGATGATGAATCCGAAGATCTAGCAAAGACTGCTGCTGTTAAGAAGCTGCCAGTAAAGGCGAGTAAAAGCCTCTTTagcgacgacgaggacgatgaTGACCTGTTCGGAGGAAGCTCCACGTCCAAAGAAAGTGCTACCAAAAAGACCAAACCCGTGGCCAGGACAGCAACGAAACCACCTGCCAGTAAAACCACCACGTCTACTGCAACCATTCCTGCAAACTCCGGTGATAATCCATTGGCCGATCTTCTTGATTTCAAGTAA
- the LOC6530774 gene encoding PIN2/TERF1-interacting telomerase inhibitor 1 isoform X2, with amino-acid sequence MAMLAEPRRRKRYNLCPRGKALYEDENRFGTKMLEKMGWTKGSGLGANLSGEKDFVRIRFKNDAEGLGFEQRDDQWTVHEDGFNGLLKSLNGDDSGAKDKEPESEEEARPMGFGFKAVEPEEPSKKKLKENTSGMSLEERSKQSRARVHYKKFTRGKDLAQYSEKDLANIFGKKATEDVEKYPEPVLAVQPKEPKEENPNFAGVQTIITGLSTTDYFKQKMEAMKNKLKKGSGFQIEDNNEAQTNGHDEKLEQTLAENDEVPTKKKKKKKDKERKEESPIAQEELVEVAPKPKKNKKSKRSSLDETEQSEEKLVENGKETNESPTVVEEIEQDASKLKKKKKSKRSSQDETQQAENSFVEEKLVNTEENDEKDESKLKKKKKSKKVTLDETEKSDNIGVESEKITELSDSTSLKKKKSKKKEEATEKVQINEQTEGNDQKRKRKSEKNKETAEDSVEEPAAKKKKKSKKTNDVIIVDDDLQGANESEAVNENSSKKKSKSNNSEEASQTQTEITIDLTTKKKKKSKEEKKGTETGEKDSVETAPPASEPSQTQEEITIDLTDEAPSKKKKKSKEEKKSRDTDEKDSVETTPASNATAKKSKRTTKFNASSEPMGKLEITSLALAVEAAVGNRKDPGEKDGNDTNSTYLT; translated from the exons atggctATGCTGGCTGAACCACGACGGCGCAAAAGGTACAATTTGTGTCCGCGTGGCAAGGCTCTCTATGAAG ATGAGAATCGTTTCGGCACCAAAATGTTGGAGAAGATGGGCTGGACGAAGGGCAGTGGTCTGGGCGCCAATCTAAGTGGCGAAAAGGATTTCGTGCGCATTCGCTTCAAGAACGACGCAGAAGGATTGGGTTTCGAGCAGCGAGATGACCAGTGGACTGTTCACGAGGATGGATTCAATGGGCTGCTAAAGTCGCTGAATGGAGATGATAGCGGTGCTAAGGACAAAGAGCCGGAATCCGAAGAGGAAGCCAGACCCATGGGCTTTGGCTTTAAAGCCGTGGAACCAGAGGAGCCGTCTAAAAAGAAACTCAAGGAGAACACCAGTGGCATGTCGCTGGAGGAACGCTCGAAGCAGAGCAGGGCTCGAGTCCACTATAAGAAGTTCACACGAGGCAAAGACCTGGCCCAGTACAGCGAAAAGGATCTAGCCAATATATTCGGCAAGAAGGCAACTGAGGACGTTGAAAAATATCCAGAACCCGTACTGGCTGTTCAACCCAAGGAGCCAAAAGAGGAGAATCCCAACTTTGCTGGCGTGCAAACTATTATCACGGGCCTGTCGACCACTGATTATTTTAAGCAGAAAATGGAGGCAATGAAAAACAAACTAAAGAAGGGATCTGGCTTTCAAATTGAAGACAATAATGAGGCGCAGACCAATGGCCATGATGAGAAGCTCGAACAGACTTTAGCAGAGAATGATGAAGTGCCTaccaagaaaaagaaaaagaagaaggacAAGGAAAGGAAAGAAGAGTCGCCAATTGCACAGGAAGAACTAGTGGAGGTTGCTCCCAAACCtaagaaaaataagaaatcaAAGCGATCGTCTCTGGATGAAACTGAGCAGTCGGAGGAAAAATTAgttgaaaatggaaaagagaCTAACGAGTCACCAACTGTCGTGGAAGAAATCGAACAGGATGCTTCCAAActtaagaaaaaaaagaaatcaaagcGTTCATCTCAGGATGAAACGCAGCAAGCGGAGAACAGCTTCGTTGAGGAGAAATTAGTTAATACCGAAGAAAATGATGAAAAAGATGAGTCTAAGCtcaagaaaaagaagaaatcgAAGAAAGTGACCCTAGATGAAACTGAGAAATCGGATAATATTGGTGTTGAGTCGGAAAAAATCACTGAACTAAGTGATAGCACTtccttaaaaaagaaaaagtctaaaaaaaaggaggaagcAACTGAAAAAGTACAAATTAATGAACAAACAGAAGGAAAtgaccaaaaaagaaaaaggaagtccgaaaaaaataaagaaactgCAGAAGATTCGGTTGAAGAACCAGctgcgaaaaagaaaaaaaagtcCAAGAAAACCAATGATGTAATTATAGTTGATGATGACTTACAGGGGGCTAATGAATCGGAAGCAGTGAATGAAAATTccagcaaaaagaaaagtaagtCTAATAACAGCGAGGAAGCCAGCCAAACTCAGACAGAAATTACTATAGATTTAACTActaagaagaaaaaaaagtcCAAGGAAGAGAAGAAAGGCACGGAAACCGGTGAGAAAGATTCAGTGGAAACAGCTCCTCCCGCCTCGGAACCCAGCCAAACTCAGGAAGAAATTACTATAGATTTAACAGACGAAGCGCCttctaaaaagaaaaaaaagtccaaggaggaaaagaaaagcagGGACACCGATGAGAAAGATTCAGTGGAAACAACTCCCGCATCGAATGCCACTgccaaaaaatcgaaaaggACAACAAAATTTAATGCCTCCAGCGAGCCCATGGGTAAGCTAGAGATTACCTCACTTGCGCTCGCCGTGGAGGCGGCTGTCGGAAATCGAAAGGACCCAGGAGAGAAGGATGGAAACGAC ACCAATTCTACCTATTTGACCTGA
- the LOC6530774 gene encoding G patch domain-containing protein 4 isoform X1 yields MAMLAEPRRRKRYNLCPRGKALYEDENRFGTKMLEKMGWTKGSGLGANLSGEKDFVRIRFKNDAEGLGFEQRDDQWTVHEDGFNGLLKSLNGDDSGAKDKEPESEEEARPMGFGFKAVEPEEPSKKKLKENTSGMSLEERSKQSRARVHYKKFTRGKDLAQYSEKDLANIFGKKATEDVEKYPEPVLAVQPKEPKEENPNFAGVQTIITGLSTTDYFKQKMEAMKNKLKKGSGFQIEDNNEAQTNGHDEKLEQTLAENDEVPTKKKKKKKDKERKEESPIAQEELVEVAPKPKKNKKSKRSSLDETEQSEEKLVENGKETNESPTVVEEIEQDASKLKKKKKSKRSSQDETQQAENSFVEEKLVNTEENDEKDESKLKKKKKSKKVTLDETEKSDNIGVESEKITELSDSTSLKKKKSKKKEEATEKVQINEQTEGNDQKRKRKSEKNKETAEDSVEEPAAKKKKKSKKTNDVIIVDDDLQGANESEAVNENSSKKKSKSNNSEEASQTQTEITIDLTTKKKKKSKEEKKGTETGEKDSVETAPPASEPSQTQEEITIDLTDEAPSKKKKKSKEEKKSRDTDEKDSVETTPASNATAKKSKRTTKFNASSEPMGKLEITSLALAVEAAVGNRKDPGEKDGNDVSAEDNISGDKSVQSADEPLPKNLLSLKEIQEQLKSFNYFNISKFCADQFYLFDLSAFNNSTLGEIAGYGISENVELNVVNLPSDEMRIQNLWNNKAVKTTKSKKHIRYPRNVQRTSIRAVKKRVAFQGI; encoded by the exons atggctATGCTGGCTGAACCACGACGGCGCAAAAGGTACAATTTGTGTCCGCGTGGCAAGGCTCTCTATGAAG ATGAGAATCGTTTCGGCACCAAAATGTTGGAGAAGATGGGCTGGACGAAGGGCAGTGGTCTGGGCGCCAATCTAAGTGGCGAAAAGGATTTCGTGCGCATTCGCTTCAAGAACGACGCAGAAGGATTGGGTTTCGAGCAGCGAGATGACCAGTGGACTGTTCACGAGGATGGATTCAATGGGCTGCTAAAGTCGCTGAATGGAGATGATAGCGGTGCTAAGGACAAAGAGCCGGAATCCGAAGAGGAAGCCAGACCCATGGGCTTTGGCTTTAAAGCCGTGGAACCAGAGGAGCCGTCTAAAAAGAAACTCAAGGAGAACACCAGTGGCATGTCGCTGGAGGAACGCTCGAAGCAGAGCAGGGCTCGAGTCCACTATAAGAAGTTCACACGAGGCAAAGACCTGGCCCAGTACAGCGAAAAGGATCTAGCCAATATATTCGGCAAGAAGGCAACTGAGGACGTTGAAAAATATCCAGAACCCGTACTGGCTGTTCAACCCAAGGAGCCAAAAGAGGAGAATCCCAACTTTGCTGGCGTGCAAACTATTATCACGGGCCTGTCGACCACTGATTATTTTAAGCAGAAAATGGAGGCAATGAAAAACAAACTAAAGAAGGGATCTGGCTTTCAAATTGAAGACAATAATGAGGCGCAGACCAATGGCCATGATGAGAAGCTCGAACAGACTTTAGCAGAGAATGATGAAGTGCCTaccaagaaaaagaaaaagaagaaggacAAGGAAAGGAAAGAAGAGTCGCCAATTGCACAGGAAGAACTAGTGGAGGTTGCTCCCAAACCtaagaaaaataagaaatcaAAGCGATCGTCTCTGGATGAAACTGAGCAGTCGGAGGAAAAATTAgttgaaaatggaaaagagaCTAACGAGTCACCAACTGTCGTGGAAGAAATCGAACAGGATGCTTCCAAActtaagaaaaaaaagaaatcaaagcGTTCATCTCAGGATGAAACGCAGCAAGCGGAGAACAGCTTCGTTGAGGAGAAATTAGTTAATACCGAAGAAAATGATGAAAAAGATGAGTCTAAGCtcaagaaaaagaagaaatcgAAGAAAGTGACCCTAGATGAAACTGAGAAATCGGATAATATTGGTGTTGAGTCGGAAAAAATCACTGAACTAAGTGATAGCACTtccttaaaaaagaaaaagtctaaaaaaaaggaggaagcAACTGAAAAAGTACAAATTAATGAACAAACAGAAGGAAAtgaccaaaaaagaaaaaggaagtccgaaaaaaataaagaaactgCAGAAGATTCGGTTGAAGAACCAGctgcgaaaaagaaaaaaaagtcCAAGAAAACCAATGATGTAATTATAGTTGATGATGACTTACAGGGGGCTAATGAATCGGAAGCAGTGAATGAAAATTccagcaaaaagaaaagtaagtCTAATAACAGCGAGGAAGCCAGCCAAACTCAGACAGAAATTACTATAGATTTAACTActaagaagaaaaaaaagtcCAAGGAAGAGAAGAAAGGCACGGAAACCGGTGAGAAAGATTCAGTGGAAACAGCTCCTCCCGCCTCGGAACCCAGCCAAACTCAGGAAGAAATTACTATAGATTTAACAGACGAAGCGCCttctaaaaagaaaaaaaagtccaaggaggaaaagaaaagcagGGACACCGATGAGAAAGATTCAGTGGAAACAACTCCCGCATCGAATGCCACTgccaaaaaatcgaaaaggACAACAAAATTTAATGCCTCCAGCGAGCCCATGGGTAAGCTAGAGATTACCTCACTTGCGCTCGCCGTGGAGGCGGCTGTCGGAAATCGAAAGGACCCAGGAGAGAAGGATGGAAACGACGTAAGTGCTGAGGATAATATTTCCGGCGATAAAAGCGTACAGTCAGCCGATGAACCCCTGCCTAAAAACCTCTTATCCCTGAAAGAGATCCAAGAACAACTAAAAtcattcaattattttaatatctCTAAATTCTGTGCAGACCAATTCTACCTATTTGACCTGAGTGCATTTAACAACTCGACGCTGGGCGAGATCGCAGGCTACGGAATCAGTGAAAACGTCGAGCTGAATGTGGTAAATTTACCGAGCGATGAAATGCGCATTCAAAACCTTTGGAATAATAAAGCCGTTAAAACAACTAAAAGTAAAAAGCATATCAGGTATCCTAGAAATGTGCAAAGAACTAGCATTCGAGCGGTAAAGAAGAGAGTCGCATTTCAAGGAATTTAG
- the LOC6530775 gene encoding DDB1- and CUL4-associated factor 11, protein MGNQLAIQMNSDEDDEFDSSDNELDFNVINFTVNAMDMELRSDYCSNDMPVIRSKPDLVKFQKTDMYKEIRASSGLVSNPDNRWNLVHALQQRENGLASPHSASFSKNQQRYISNLYIPNKKATRLMSLESKIFVTKFNRTGSKLLTACQDGFVRIYDGAKGTYHLLNRIRARDVEWSIIDADFSPNGEHFAYSTWSRSFFIMPVNGGEDDCQWIDVNGLPNHRLAIFSLRYSPTGDKIIGGSNNATVIVTDIRTRTTQILRTHRMPGNDVNSVCFLHDKDPNVIIAGCDDGLLKVYDLRTSFRSRDLSKSVASFIGHYDGITYIDSRNDGYHVLSNSKDQSIKIWDMRQPSNLRNRSRARQQQLDLTMWDYRWNRVPREFYNPHKALDGDTSIMTYRGHRVTKTLLRAKFSPMEQTGQRYIYTGCATGRIIIYDVLTGKIKEAIEGHRTVIRDLDWHPERSEIVSGSWDTHVHLNNFSRSNANRPVKRSHSSDQDKRPLRRSRRLANRNVTPD, encoded by the exons ATGGGGAACCAATTGGCAATACAAATGAATAGCGATGAAGACGACGAATTTGACTCTTCGGACAACGAGCTGGACTTTAACGTGATCAACTTTACGGTAAACGCCATGGACATGGAACTGCGCTCCGATTATTGCAGCAACGACATGCCAGTAATAAGAAGCAAGCCCGATCTAGTAAAATTTCAG AAAACTGATATGTACAAGGAGATCCGGGCATCAAGTGGATTAGTGAGCAATCCGGACAATCGCTGGAATCTGGTGCACGCCCTGCAACAGCGTGAAAATGGATTGGCATCGCCACACAGCGCCTCATTCTCGAAGAACCAGCAGCGCTACATTTCCAATCTATACATACCAAACAAAAAGGCCACGCGCCTGATGTCGCTGGAATCGAAAATCTTTGTGACCAAGTTCAATCGCACGGGCAGCAAGTTGCTGACCGCTTGTCAAG ATGGCTTTGTGCGCATCTACGATGGCGCCAAGGGCACTTACCACCTGCTGAATCGCATCCGAGCCCGCGATGTTGAGTGGAGCATCATTGATGCGGATTTTAGTCCGAATGGCGAACACTTCGCCTACAGCACCTGGTCCCGCTCAT TTTTCATCATGCCCGTTAATGGGGGGGAAGACGACTGCCAGTGGATTGATGTCAATGGACTGCCAAACCATAGGTTAGCCATCTTCTCGCTGCGCTACTCGCCAACAGGTGACAAAATCATAGGGGGCAGCAATAATGCCACGGTTATCGTGACCGACATTCGCACAAGAACCACGCAGATCCTGCGCACCCACCGCATGCCCGGCAACGATGTTAATTCGGTGTGCTTCCTACACGATAAGGACCCAAATGTGATAATCGCTGGCTGCGACGACGGACTCCTAAAGGTCTACGACCTGCGCACTTCCTTCCGTTCACGGGACCTGTCCAAGTCTGTGGCCTCTTTCATCGGTCACTACGACGGCATCACCTACATCGATTCACGCAACGACGGCTACCACGTGTTGTCCAACTCCAAAGACCAAAGCATCAAGATCTGGGACATGAGGCAGCCCAGTAATCTTCGTAATCGCAGCCGCGccaggcagcagcaactcgaCCTCACCATGTGGGACTACAGATGGAACCGCGTTCCACGGGAGT TTTACAATCCTCATAAGGCACTAGATGGGGACACCAGCATAATGACCTACCGCGGTCATCGAGTTACCAAAACCCTGTTGCGGGCGAAGTTTTCGCCCATGGAGCAGACAGGCCAACGTTACATTTACACAGGCTGTGCCACAGGACGTATTATAA TTTACGATGTTCTTACTGGTAAGATTAAAGAGGCTATTGAAGGACATAGGACTGTGATAAGAGATCTGGACTGGCATCCAGAGCGCTCAGAAATCGTGTCTGGTTCG TGGGATACACATGTTCACTTGAATAACTTCAGCCGCAGCAACGCCAATCGCCCGGTAAAGCGATCCCATAGCTCGGATCAAGACAAGAGGCCATTGAGACGATCACGCCGCTTGGCAAATCGCAATGTAACACCAGACTAG